Proteins co-encoded in one Flavivirga eckloniae genomic window:
- a CDS encoding ferredoxin--NADP reductase produces the protein MKLQIKDIIKETKDSVSLSFKNGNLFKKVSYKPGQFLTIHVPIDNVVHKRAYSFSSNPYTEKDLKITIKRVEKGLVSNYVHDHLKIGDKLEIDKPTGSFYVEPRPELKKQYVLFAGGSGITPIYSIIEAVLVKEIHSKILLVFANQNIESIIFHNEIEALAKQYPDRFCVEHILSTNIKEAENYHAGLANKTLLDSIFLKHELKYEDHTYMICGPFGYMEKIKELLKTNGISREQIKVEVFKSPEIKLSGKDLISDVTLKVNGESHQMKVRGDKSILWQAMSDNIVLPYSCRSGMCSACKAKCVSGEVKMVEGHLLSESEVANGHILTCVSYPASEQVVIEV, from the coding sequence ATGAAACTACAGATAAAAGATATTATAAAAGAAACCAAAGACTCGGTAAGTCTGAGTTTTAAAAATGGAAATTTATTTAAGAAGGTATCCTACAAACCGGGGCAATTTTTAACAATTCATGTGCCTATCGATAATGTGGTACATAAAAGAGCTTATTCATTTAGCAGTAACCCATACACAGAGAAGGATTTAAAAATAACCATTAAGCGGGTTGAAAAAGGTTTAGTGTCTAACTACGTACACGACCATCTTAAAATTGGGGATAAATTAGAAATTGATAAACCCACCGGATCGTTTTATGTAGAGCCCAGACCAGAATTAAAAAAACAATATGTTCTATTTGCAGGAGGAAGCGGTATAACGCCTATTTATTCCATAATAGAAGCCGTTTTGGTAAAAGAAATTCATTCTAAAATTTTATTGGTATTTGCCAATCAGAATATAGAGTCTATTATTTTTCATAATGAAATAGAAGCCTTAGCAAAGCAATACCCGGATCGATTTTGTGTCGAACATATTTTGTCTACAAACATAAAAGAAGCGGAGAACTACCATGCAGGTTTGGCAAATAAGACATTGTTGGATAGTATCTTTTTAAAGCACGAGCTTAAATATGAAGATCATACCTATATGATTTGCGGGCCTTTCGGGTATATGGAAAAAATAAAGGAACTATTAAAAACAAATGGTATTTCCCGCGAACAAATTAAAGTAGAAGTATTTAAAAGTCCGGAAATAAAGCTATCGGGCAAAGACCTTATAAGCGATGTAACCTTAAAAGTAAATGGAGAATCGCATCAAATGAAGGTTAGGGGAGATAAGTCCATATTATGGCAAGCCATGTCCGATAATATTGTATTACCCTATTCATGCCGATCTGGTATGTGTTCTGCCTGTAAAGCAAAATGTGTTTCTGGAGAAGTGAAAATGGTTGAAGGCCATTTACTCTCTGAAAGTGAAGTCGCTAACGGCCATATTTTAACCTGTGTGAGCTATCCGGCAAGCGAGCAGGTTGTAATTGAAGTTTAA
- a CDS encoding c-type heme family protein: protein MEKIIKIYSVICIIAITMSCFFSCGGVPEDKKASAGTEKAFSVEEVLEMVAKENDVTRTLYTKAIVGKGKKQGMKFDEDWRKDDVEAGPLPALFLRGVATSIKKSPVPLGLYLGSDFPINAANKFEGQQAVLFEQIKKDQKPQFFYDDDQKLHTAMFVDLASAGACVTCHNDHAQTAKSDWKLGDVMGATTWQYPKDSLSYKETVAVLNSYAKGTVDIYMEYLDEIEAFEKSEKPVIGDKWPEEGNYLPTAEVFLDSVKKLSSYETMKHLVAAK, encoded by the coding sequence ATGGAAAAGATTATAAAAATTTATAGTGTTATATGTATCATAGCTATTACCATGAGTTGTTTTTTTTCCTGTGGCGGCGTACCAGAAGATAAAAAAGCTTCAGCAGGTACAGAGAAAGCATTTTCGGTAGAAGAAGTACTCGAAATGGTAGCAAAAGAAAATGATGTTACACGTACCCTATATACAAAGGCCATAGTTGGAAAAGGAAAGAAACAGGGGATGAAGTTTGATGAAGACTGGAGAAAAGATGATGTTGAAGCAGGACCGTTACCAGCTTTATTTTTAAGAGGTGTAGCAACAAGTATCAAGAAAAGTCCTGTGCCACTGGGACTTTACCTAGGGTCTGACTTTCCTATTAATGCCGCTAATAAATTTGAAGGACAACAAGCTGTTTTATTCGAGCAGATCAAAAAAGACCAAAAGCCTCAATTCTTCTATGATGACGACCAAAAGTTACACACGGCCATGTTTGTCGATTTAGCAAGTGCGGGTGCGTGTGTGACTTGCCATAACGATCATGCTCAAACTGCAAAAAGCGATTGGAAGCTTGGAGATGTTATGGGAGCTACAACATGGCAATACCCTAAGGACTCGTTAAGCTATAAAGAAACCGTAGCAGTATTAAACTCTTATGCAAAAGGTACAGTAGATATTTATATGGAATATCTGGATGAAATAGAAGCTTTTGAAAAAAGCGAAAAACCGGTTATTGGAGATAAATGGCCGGAAGAAGGAAACTATTTGCCTACAGCAGAAGTTTTTCTAGATAGTGTTAAAAAGCTATCGTCTTACGAAACAATGAAGCATTTAGTAGCAGCGAAATAG
- a CDS encoding globin family protein, translated as MEEKTITLVQDSFEKVKPIAPEAAEIFYSKLFELDPALQSLFPNSDEDMKIQGNKLMSMLGSAVAGLNNLDALIPILQDLGKRHLDYKVEEFHYQTVGEALLKTLKTGLGDAFTPEVEEAWATVYNTMADVMIRASYVKL; from the coding sequence ATGGAAGAAAAAACAATTACTCTTGTACAAGATTCTTTTGAAAAGGTAAAACCAATAGCACCGGAAGCTGCCGAAATATTTTACTCTAAACTGTTTGAATTGGATCCGGCCTTGCAATCATTATTTCCCAATAGTGACGAAGACATGAAAATACAGGGTAATAAGTTAATGTCTATGCTGGGATCGGCCGTAGCAGGATTGAACAACTTAGACGCCTTAATACCGATTTTACAAGATTTGGGAAAACGTCATTTAGACTATAAGGTAGAGGAGTTCCATTACCAAACAGTTGGAGAAGCGTTGCTAAAAACCTTAAAAACAGGCTTGGGAGATGCTTTTACACCAGAAGTAGAAGAGGCTTGGGCAACAGTATATAACACTATGGCAGATGTTATGATACGCGCTTCATATGTTAAACTATAA
- a CDS encoding Crp/Fnr family transcriptional regulator translates to MQAREKTTYNAKSRARLLSGVTCSSCDNSNCLIKRNLPVLESSNFPDHKNNIKCKKGQQFIIEGAHVTGLFFILKGTVKVFRTGINGKEQIVRFAKEGEIIGHRGFGTEEYYSIGAIAIEDTTLCYFSKNILQETLHKTPEFTYDLMLFYANELNRSESKVKSLSQMTVRERVVDTLLYIHRKFGDVRGFLNLPLSRKEYADYAGTSEEQVIRVFSTLKKEGLISASGKKIGIININLLKKEISEHNFFLDS, encoded by the coding sequence ATGCAAGCCAGAGAAAAAACAACATATAACGCTAAGTCAAGAGCAAGGTTGTTGTCTGGTGTAACTTGCAGTTCATGCGATAATTCTAACTGCTTAATAAAAAGAAATTTACCAGTTTTAGAAAGTTCAAATTTCCCCGATCATAAGAATAATATTAAATGTAAAAAAGGACAACAGTTTATTATTGAAGGTGCACATGTAACCGGGCTGTTTTTCATTTTAAAAGGAACTGTTAAGGTATTCAGGACAGGAATTAATGGAAAAGAGCAGATCGTTAGGTTTGCTAAAGAAGGTGAGATTATAGGACATCGTGGTTTTGGTACAGAGGAGTATTATTCTATTGGAGCTATTGCTATAGAAGATACTACATTGTGTTATTTTTCAAAAAATATTTTACAGGAAACCTTGCATAAAACTCCTGAGTTTACATACGATTTAATGCTTTTTTATGCCAATGAGCTTAATAGAAGCGAATCTAAAGTGAAGTCGTTATCTCAAATGACGGTTCGGGAACGGGTAGTAGACACCTTACTTTATATACACAGAAAGTTTGGCGATGTTAGAGGGTTTTTAAACCTTCCGTTAAGCAGAAAAGAATATGCCGATTATGCGGGTACTTCAGAAGAACAGGTTATTAGGGTATTTTCAACTTTAAAAAAGGAAGGGCTTATATCTGCCAGCGGTAAAAAAATAGGTATTATAAATATCAATCTTCTTAAAAAAGAGATTAGCGAGCATAACTTTTTCTTAGACAGCTAA